tatatactaaactcctaaaatatatggaaggagaatcaactaatatttttctttatagtgatcaattagaaaaaatactcctaaaataggatagaaaaataattctaaaatagaattttattaaggaaatacttctataaatattgagaagAACGTTAAACTACCGAAGAAATCAGTTTACTTAttgggaaaatatgattgatgctcatctaacttgatttggTTGCATGtttagattggtggatgcttaattttctaaccctcaacttctttacgatttttgtcaatataatagaattcaacgtgtgtgtaaaTATATATCTTCTTAGTTTTCAtccaagtcattctttaggatcaaaattttcactcagacaagaattattttcatcaaaattgaagctttgtgatcactattaggGCTAgcaatttcagcccatatttatgaaaagagttcatttaacccatatttattAAATTGGATCACTCAcatttcaaatgggtaaatatggacttcaactcattttaaaagctcatacaaatatggacaaaatggataaaatatgggtacccatttaaatatagagatcacccacctatgcttaaaaattcaatttttttttcttttctagtttctttttttttcctctcttttttcctttaatttacttttttgctttttcattttttattcgtttcttataatttcttttttctttctcattttttcatctatttttttttcttttttctttgtattttttttcgttttcccctttttcattcttatttgatCATTCATATTTGCTTGAGACCTacattgattaattaatttaagcTTCTAGTTATTCCATTTAGCCTATACAATTTATAgtatctcttatcaattaaatataatccatggtctcactcctttattattattattttctatcttttattctctttcctttttttttttccttttttttatttttttctttcttttttcctttaatttactattttttctttatttttcctttaatttactatttttttcctttaatttactttttttactttttcattttttatttttttcacttattttttactcgtttcttacacttttttatttcttctatttcatcaatttttttctttttcaattttatttcttttttcttcgcatttttttctttttgtatttccgttttcccctttttcttcttatttttttatatttttttcttatcttttttttcattgcattttatattttagaaaaaaaaattactttaaatttatttgtatcgtattatatatttcaaattatttgattatttgtatttgaatagcttagttgtcaatatgtacaatttatcatttgtatttatatacaaataagtgtatgaattaattgtattttctcgaacctaaaatatataaatatacaatgtatcattcaatgcaaatgtgccattagtatttgtatatcaaatttatcatttatctttgtatataaacaagtatcattagtatgcgtatggttcaagttgtataaacatgtatcatttgatacaaatacaacatttgtatttgtatagtttagcaattgtatttgcataattttattatttttatttttattatttaatttatatcagTAAAATACAAgttgtatcaatatatataaatataagtgttcgtagaaaggaaaataattgttctttttcaattgtttaaaaatacaaatgatagtgtCAACTACGAATGCAAATACAAAACAAAtgcaattataaatacaaatacaatacatggtcaacttaaaaatacaaatataaaatagatctttaaaaatacaagttcatcaatgaaaatagaatacaaatacaaatacaagcaaaataaaaccacaaaatacaaatacaatgtgCAATCAAAGATAgattacaaatacaaaacagtccttttaaaatataagtgcgaattatataaaatatatatgacggtgcaaactataaaatacaaatacaagtttgaagtctaaaaaacaaatacaaatacaattacattAAGTAGCTTGGTCCATCTGTATTCCATTTCACATATGGCAgaggatccacatagccctcGATTAATGGGAAAGTTCAACTTCAAATCTGACTTCTAACTCCCTCATCTTAGAGTTCTCGTTAGAGTAGAAGTAAGGCACGAATTGAAGAGCTTAGGGTCAGGCAAGGCAGGAAGTACGTAGAAACCTTGATTTGTTTACTTCTTTAGACTGCTAAAGATATTTGGTTTGACGAATGTAATCCCAAGATCTTCAGGATACTATCTCTGTATCTGCCCATTAAGGGGAGTCCACTTGAGTGTACTAAcacaaattataaatgttgggcgaatataaatcaatacGCGCTTAGGGTAATttcattatcataaaaaaaatcaaatatagaaaaaaaaaaaaaaaaaaaaaaaaaaagaatgagaggtagaagttagagatagaagagaagaaaaagcgtaaagaaagaattgaagaaaaaaatacaaaaaaatcaaaaagaaaaaaataatgaaaaagaagaaaagaaaaaagaaaaaaatgatggtaaatacaaatatactgagtggttatgatatttcagtcatcattcataatttgtactcgacttaaccatgttcttcgaaaataaaagaaaatataaaacataaaatacaaccaaaaaagaaaaaaaatgagaaagaaaaaaaaatgagaaagaagtaaaaacaaaataaaataaaaaatagaaaaaaaggagactaaaaaggaaaagaaaaaaaaaagtaaaaagaaagagaagcaaagggtaaagatagaagagagaaaaaaaaagaaatgaaaaaattaaaaaataaaactagaggctacatatagaagagagaaaaaaaaaactaaaaagcaaaaaactaaaaaaaaaaaaaaaggaaaaaaaagtcaagttgatatgatatagaagttttaagtttttgactctaggagttaaagtgggttggacccatttttacccaattcatatttgaccaaatccatatttacccatatttatatgggcggattgcaatccaaaccatttttgctTGATCCATATTTAATCCGTCCAAATCCAATTCAATCCGTCCATTTGTCACCCCTAATCACTATTGTATTATGTTATTGTAGTTTAAGGTTGTAGATAAAGTTACAGGTGGTAAATGAATgccgatcggctttgagaattttttttaggtaaaggttaggtttaattatattatttttatatctctgttttgagaaattattttgtgtaaaggtaaagtttagttattttgatatctctattatcatattattttgttataatttacatatgagtgtcagacggctttgagaaattttttgtgtataaattagatttaattatattgttttgatgtctctgtcatcgtattattttgttgctgttacaagtggtagatgaatgtctatcgactttgacaaatttttttgataagaattaggtttaattaaataaatttttcaaaaaatgttgaatttaattattgtattcaacTTTATTATTTAATAACGTTTAAACTCGATAAAGCGATGTACACGCGAGACGCATAGacctaaactagttatattaaagTGTAAAGGATATTTGTGacgtgatttaaattttttgcactttattaaaaaccTTTGCAATACACAAAATTGGCtaaactagtaataataataataaagaagatCATAAAAGAGCACCAGAAGAGGGAGCTCTAACTTAAATACATACCATTGATCCTTTCTTCAATCACTACGAAGTCCAATATACATTCCATTTATGGCCTAATTTCCCCTCCCAGACTCCAAATCTCAAAAGCAATAACAGTCATGTGATAAAACAGATTTTGATCTCGCCCTTCATACAAGAGAATGTGCACACAATTATTTTACATTAGGGTTCTGTTAACAACATACACCACTAAATACacatcaaaaagaaaagaaacacagGTACCTTCAGAGCTAAATATAGATGGAATAATCACACAAATCTGTTAAATGGTTTCCTCCCAACTATAGTACTTGGTGTCGAAACATTAGAATGCACACTCATATGATCTCCCATAGAGTCATGATCCTTTACAGAAGACCCTTTGTTCCACTTGACGGACCCGGTACTACTTGGAGTCAAAGGAAACGATAACCTCCTCCTTGAGCTGTTTGATGGGGTACCTATGTTTCTCTCCTCAAGAATGGTTTTTCCTCTGAACTTAGCTTTGGCTGAGATGGTTGGTGACATGTAACTTGGACCTGAAAAAGGCGGACAGCTTATGAGGCTGTCGTCATCCTTCAAGGAATGATTGAAAGGGGAATCAGCAGCACTAGCACGGCGCCTAGAGTACTTTGATATGCTCGAGCTGCTCATTGGTGATGATGTTCTTCTGGGAGTATGCATTAGTTTGCCCCTTAATGGAACTGCAGACTTAGTTGACCTaggtgtaactgattcatgactgTCATAATCCAAATGGAGGTGTCTGAAATTATGACTTGGACGCCATGGGCTTGGCTTGTGTTCTGATATTGCACTTGATGGTGTTAGATGGACGTCTTTTGCAGCAGATTGGCTCTCAGAATCATTTCCTGGAAGTAGCTGGCGGTCTAACCAGTTCCACCACCAAGGAATTCCACTGGCTCGGATGTCCATAGCTGATTTGGGGTTGCTTCTCCGCACCTGATAAAAGAGGTATGCGACATAGTAAGCCACATATAAAGTTAACAGAAGTACTGAGTTTGTCAACATGTCTCGGCCAAGAATAACAAACAATGATGAAGTACTCTGAACCAATGCAATATTATGTATTTTACCTTGACACATTGCCAGAATAACTAGGGAAAGTTGAAACAACAAAATTGAAATTTGTAAGTTCTGATGTTTGTGGTAATTTGCACAAGTGCATCTTGATTTGATAACCTTTGAAGTGCAAAGTCATAGACTTAAGATCAGTCAAAAGCAAAAGCAGAGAGATTATTATGATGCATTTAGTATCGGGATTCATATTATGTaaaaggtttggtaagaaagaggACTGCTAAGAAATTCACAATAACTCGGCAGCAAACAGACAGAAATTGTAATGGTGCACTTAAATACCAGGATTTGTACAACTTTAGAGAATTGGTAAGCAAGGGAAGCACTAAGAGACAATATCTAAATAACTTGCCATTTCCACAGATTACACGAAATAGAATGATAGATTTCTGCATTTTCAAAGCACATTTACACACTGGTTGCCCTTAGTCACCACTGTTTTTTTACGTGCTGAAGGACATGAGTCTAATGTACCTGGTGAGAATATGCATAGGCCATTGCTCTCTCCCTCTTGATGCCTGCCTCCACTTTTTCCCGCCGCCTTGCTTCAACCTCATCTTTAGTTAGCATACTATTATCCCAATTATCATGGTTACCTGCCTCAGTCTAcaccaaaatatcctttttaacAACAGACAAttcaaaatatgtttgaaaagGAAAAGAACTTTAATTCGATAACTCTCACATCCTTAAACTACAATATATGTACAAAATGAATTCCTAGAACCTATATTTGGAATTGTTAAATCAACTAAGGAACATAGGAAAACAGTGCCTCCAAGATAAGGCATCGGCCTATATCATCACCACTAAATAGGTGAACAACTCGAGATCAGTAGCAGTTTAAACTTACAAGCGGAGCCCATTTGCTTAGAGTGCTCTCAACTTCTTTATCATTCATGTAAGCTTGACTATGGAGTGCCTGGAACCTCTGAGTCCTCCTTGACTGAATTTGCATTTGAACCCTACTTAGAAGCTGCATTTGTTTCATGGCATTTACTGTCTGTCGCTTTACACTTCTGCTTCTGACCACTCCTTGAAGTCTTGCTAAACCCTTCAAAGATCTGAAACCCCTCCTTGTCTGTGAAACAgatttcattcacataggtaaCTTTTGTTAGCAATTGATACATTCTATCTCGGAACCAAACATTCTTGTCCCATCAATGACCTACTCTAGAAAGGGAATAAAATGGGAAAGGACTCTAACGAACCCCACCCTATGGTGCGGTGCTGCGTGGTATCCTCCCCTCCCATAAGTCTTGTTTTGACAGCGGGAAAGTGAACTTTGCAAAAGGGCTTATTTGGTTgggttctctttttttttttctaaagaaaaaaaaaatcaaaagttttaTATGATGCACTGAACTTCTATGAACCCCACCCTACGGTGCGGTGCTGCATGGTATCCTCCCCTCCCATAAGTCTTGTTTTGATTGCGGGAAAGTGAACTTTGCAAAAGGGTTTATTTGgttgggtctttttttttttttttctaaagaaaaaaaaaatcagaagtTTTATATGATGCACTGAACTTCTATGAACCCCACCCCACGGAGCGGTGCTGAGTGGTATCCTCCCCTCCCATAAGTCTTGCTTTGACTGCGGGAAGGTGAACTTTGCAAAATGGCTCACATGGttgggttctttttttttttaaagaaaagaaatcagaAGCTTTAAATGATGCACTGAACTTCTATTCATCGCTACTTGAATCAAGACAAAGGGCAATAACAATGATAACACAACTCTATATTGTTTTCATTTAACATAAGAAGTTCTTCTAACAAGTTGATAAGAACTAAATTACAAGAATTTTTCAGGAAGCTTGTAACAGATGAATGCAGACTCTGTATTTTCCCTGGTTCAAGAGTATAATTAAGACATTGAGGAAAGCTACTCTTAACAGTGAAGTCCTTAGGACCGGCAACggtttcttgaaaacataatgTCAAAAAAAGATTAGGGGTCTCAATTActtatacaaaaattttaatcTCTGTTTTTTCCCTATCCATTTCAGATAATCCACAAGTTActttatttttgtcaaaattcaaaaagaaaatggagTTCTCAGACAAGGAAAGTGGCCTTCTTTTAATTAATCAGTTACGTATAATCTGTTCCACAGTCAATCTACTAAAACAAATAGTGAAAGGTATACGATCTGAGGAAGCTCAGAGCTTAAGAAGGAATAGTGAAGCTTAAATGGTCAAGTAAAACTATCATAAAGAAAATGATAGAAGGTCAAAGGATTAATGCAGATCAAGTGGAAATGCAATAACAAATCTCAATTGTGGTAGTAactgttaagtatcccacatcggaaaagggatgggtaattggtctctttatatggacttgggcaatcctcccctcatgagctagcttctGTGGTTAAGTTAGGtccaagattcattctttatcatggtatcagaacCAAGCccatcccaaatctttgttcaccgatATTGGgcctccatattatattgtctaCGCTCCAGTTAACGAGGTCTAAGCGTGCtggggagtgttaagtatcccacatcggaaaaagaatgggtaattggtctccttatatgaacttgggcaatcctccactcatgagctagcttttgtgGTTGAGTTAACTTGGGCAATCCTCcactcatgagctagcttttgtggttgagttaggtccaagatCCATTATTTACAGTAACATATCCCGATCATTGAATGAACTCATACATGCTTTAATTAAGGGCTGGAGATTTGTTTTACCTGTTACCAGTTCTCTAACACAGTAGGGAATTTCTCCACAAAAAAAGCACCCAATCCTAGACTACGAGAGATGCATGTCTTTAACAAAGCACAAAGCATTTCACATGATTGATTTACTAGCTCAGCTTGATGCTCGCCTTTGGCAATAACAAATAGTTGCAGCAGACATGAAAATGATTGCTTGGAAGGCTATTAAAGTGGTTTCAACAATGACAAAATCGTTACTAATATATCACGAGTTTGCAATAACATGACCTACAACTTATCACTCAAGATCTAGCCAACTCACAAAAATCAAGTAGTATTCTTAAAGGCTATTTTCAGCCAAACATTGCATGATGGAGTTATCTTGAATCTTACCATATAACTTCTGTAGGCCGCCTGTATCTTGGTTGCTGAAAGGTGGAGCGTTAAAGTTGGTTCTGGCCAGTTGGCATAGCTAATCTCATTGTGGTTCCTACTCAGCTCATAATAAGTAGATCTAGGGGAAGAGACCCTTGGAGAAGCTGCCCTAGGAGAGATAGCCTTTAGAGAAGGAGCACTAGCAGAGTTAACCTTTGGAGGAGCTTCCCTAGGAGAGATAGCCTTTGGAGAAGCTTCCCTAGGAGAGGTAGCACTTGGAGAAGCTTCCCTGGGAGAGCTCACTTTTGGAGAAGCTGCCTTAGGAGAGATGACCTTTGGAGAAGCAGCCCTCGGAGAGGAGATCCTTGGAGAAGTGGCACCAGGAGATGTAGCCCTATATGATGTCTGAGGAGATGCAGCTCTAGGTGAACTGATTCTTGGAGAAGTTGGTGTCACAGGGAATGCAGATGGACCACCAGACTGTTCAGAAGTAGGAGGCCTAACAAGTAGTTTCTGATCATCAACTTCCCCCAGTATTTTCTCAATACTGCTTGGTTCTCTGAAGAGGAATGATTTGATCTCTCCATGCCTCAGTATTCTACGACCCTTCTTCTTTTCCTTAGCAGTTTTCTTTGCTGATCCCTATAAAAATCATCCAATTTAGCTAAAGGTTGTGTTACAACAATGTTTGAAGCATAGATATCCAGCAAGTTCTCCCACAGTCCTTTTTATTCTGTTAATATAATTCTagatgttgctcggactcttcaaaatgGTGGGCACCTGTGTCGCATCCCTCATAACTTCACTACTTTGGGAGAATCCAACACGCATCagaatatatttttgaagagtccgagcaaacATACCCATCCTGATATGATTCATTCGGGAATATTTAAAACAATCAGGCCAGAGCTGAATTTCTCCAAATAGTTCACCCATGGTCCATTTTATAAACACAATTCCAATCAGTTTAAGAAGTTAGATCGACTTAATAGGAAAGAAGAAAACTAAATCAATCATTGAATTCGACTTATTTCATTATAAGATAACCACCCCTGCGGTACAGAAATAAATGATATGAGAATACCAAGTTCAAGAAACCAGAGTTTTGTAAACTTACATGGGCAGACTTCTTCTTGGAGTTGCACGTAAAAACCCTTTTGAGGGCATTAAACCAACTGCCTTTTTTCCCCATGTTTCTAGCATTACTGTGTAACCCTGAAGAAAAGGAAAATTAACTAAGTTGTGATTTCACAAAAACAAAGTCAATTGAACACATGCAGTGACAAAGCAACATCATACATTTATTGTATTGACAAGAAATATTGTTGAAAGAAATCCAAGTGTAGGCGGAGGAAGGTAACACAAGCATTCCAGAAAAAACATAGATTGTCCACCTAAAACccaaatacatgaaaaatttgCAAAATCGTCCAATTTACTCAGCTAAGACGTTGTTGATAACCATCTTAATTAAAGCCATATCATTTAAAGAAGATTTTCCGTAAGTTCAAATTCGGAGTTTGCACATTTAGCTGCTATAAGGTGATCAAGGGAGAGGAAAATCATTCACCACAAAGAATGAGAATTCCCCCTCTCTCTGGCTTCATTTTTTCAAgcagatcaaaaccaaaataatgagaaaatgaaAAGGCAAACAGGGAAATGAATTTTTAGGTCCCTTTAATCTCGTTTCTTGAATTCCATTCTTTGAGTTgactttcaagtttcaaattcaaCCTTCAAGAACCAGAAATAATCAAACTAAAGGATAAATCTTTTTTACTAGCAAAACAAAAAACACGCACAAGTTCAGGTCATCTATCATCCAAATGATTTCATAATACTGTCCCTTTTTCCATCTTTTCCCCTAAAAAAATCCTAGCTGTTTTACAAGCTCCCAAGATAATAACAATGATTCACATATTACTGTCCTATTTCTAGGGTAATCTTAGTGGCTCAGTTGGTTGGCTACCTGAACTTCCACCTTGTTCCTTAGGGTTCGATTCTCCACTTGTAATCCCCTCCCCCGTTTTTCCTTCCCCTACCCAAAGGTATCCTATTTCTGCTCGACTTCAAGCTTCTTGAAGCTGGTGTTGAGATAAGAAAAGAGGAGCACAAAGGAGCAGAGAAAGAGTGATTCTTCATTACATTCTGaggatgaagtatgttattttgtCGTTATTTCTTCAACAGTTATGAGGAATGTAACATACAAATAATATCAAGAAATTATAAAAGAACCCACTCCCCcacaaaaaaatacaagaaaaagaaaaaaagaaacaacagacACAAATTTTCACCCCCAAATTCCACTccacataaacacacacacacacacagcgAGCAGAAAAGAGTTAAcatcaattttaagaaaaaagattggaacttcatttttgacaaataaaaaggggtctataaaaaagaaaaggtcACACTTTTCTGCCCTAAATCAACATCCAAACTTCCAGAGTATGCAGAATCCACACAAAGTAAAGTAGATTCATGAAACCAAGAAGTCCTAGTACCTCAAGTTATGTTTGAGTTTCTCCATGGAAGCCCCTTTCACAGAAAGCTGAAAAGAAACCCAAAAGCCAAAAAGCAAAGTCCTAGAAGAAACCAACCCAAAAAGACAACTTCAGCTACCCTTCTCTATTTTCTCCTCtcactctctttctctctccaGAATCTTTGGTTTTCCTTCCTACTATAACCCCCTCCACTTTGTTTATACTACTACCATTAACCTCTATTGCTCtttttagacttttttttttaattaatttaaccaAACTCTTAATCAGACAATTACATAAGAATCTGGTACGTTGTTGCTTGTGGGATTTatttaccttttcttttttgttgtttctttgactttttttctTCTCAACCTTTTTCCAGTTTTCGGCTTTTAATGCTTCTTCCTTTTTTGTTTAGTGTGAATAATCTTGCTGTTAAGTAGGTCAATTCTAATTCAATAACTTAACTCTATTTAATAGTTACAGGattaaatgataattaattagtaattaatTTATGGAGATGGGAGCTGAACTGAACAACTTAATTACTCCCTCTATCCATGAATACTCACTCTGTACCActttacccatcccaaattgaaATGACACagctattaaaaaataatgattggtaatgtaactttaccatttaataataaggataaaatagatacaaaatagtaaattatctatttaatttttaaattagacaaataaaaataaacggTAAGAGTAATTTCTATAAAGTAAAATACTCTTCATTTGAAAATACTTATTataatttcctttttaaaaatcaaataatatgaattttgaccaacattttcaaaagtgtttttgtgatattaatattttttgcTTAGGTATTTTAGGAACTTTGACTCTAGAATTTAGCATTTTCAGATGTTTCAAAATATTTGGTATCATTCTACTTTTACCAAACTTTCAAATTACATTCAATGAACTATTTGAACATTCATGTATTTTGTTTTAAGGCAGAATACATCTCCAGATTCCTCAAGTTTGCATCATCTT
The Capsicum annuum cultivar UCD-10X-F1 chromosome 6, UCD10Xv1.1, whole genome shotgun sequence DNA segment above includes these coding regions:
- the LOC107873192 gene encoding protein IQ-DOMAIN 13 translates to MGKKGSWFNALKRVFTCNSKKKSAHGSAKKTAKEKKKGRRILRHGEIKSFLFREPSSIEKILGEVDDQKLLVRPPTSEQSGGPSAFPVTPTSPRISSPRAASPQTSYRATSPGATSPRISSPRAASPKVISPKAASPKVSSPREASPSATSPREASPKAISPREAPPKVNSASAPSLKAISPRAASPRVSSPRSTYYELSRNHNEISYANWPEPTLTLHLSATKIQAAYRSYMTRRGFRSLKGLARLQGVVRSRSVKRQTVNAMKQMQLLSRVQMQIQSRRTQRFQALHSQAYMNDKEVESTLSKWAPLTEAGNHDNWDNSMLTKDEVEARRREKVEAGIKRERAMAYAYSHQVRRSNPKSAMDIRASGIPWWWNWLDRQLLPGNDSESQSAAKDVHLTPSSAISEHKPSPWRPSHNFRHLHLDYDSHESVTPRSTKSAVPLRGKLMHTPRRTSSPMSSSSISKYSRRRASAADSPFNHSLKDDDSLISCPPFSGPSYMSPTISAKAKFRGKTILEERNIGTPSNSSRRRLSFPLTPSSTGSVKWNKGSSVKDHDSMGDHMSVHSNVSTPSTIVGRKPFNRFV